In Electrophorus electricus isolate fEleEle1 chromosome 14, fEleEle1.pri, whole genome shotgun sequence, a single window of DNA contains:
- the hdlbpb gene encoding vigilin isoform X2: protein MSSVAVLTQESFAEHRSGLKDTEITGGIPEDEAYIPTYLEAFPPLPDKGAQGERSGGPAGAWCKIPPIKASVITQVFHVPLEERRYKDNSQFGEGDEAKVCLDIMQRTGAHIELSLAKDQGLSIMVTGKLDSVMKARKEIVARLQTQASSMVVIPKEHHRFVIGKNGEKLQELELKTATKITIPRPDDPSANIRITGTKEGIEKARHEILLISAEQDKRAVERLSLEKAFHPFIAGAYNRLVQELSQETGARISIPPPSLPKDEIVITGEKEAVAMAIARIRAIYEEKKRKTTTISVEVKKSQHKYIVGPKGNTLQEIMEGTGVSVEMPPLDSGSETIILRGEPDKLGPALTQVYAKAKSVMVVEVTAPAWLHRFIIGKKGQNISRITQLLPRVHIEFTDGEERISLEGPTEEVEEAQAQIQGIIKDLMERMDYTEINIDQRFHRHLIGKNGANINRIKEQYRVSIRIPQDSERCGLVRIEGDPEGVQLARRELVDLAQRMENERTKDLIIEQRFHRTIIGQKGEKIKEVRDKFPEVIINFPDQSQKSDIVQLRGPKNEVEKCAKFLQKLLMELVESSYSISVPIFKQFHKNIIGKGGANIKKIREETHTKIDLPTENSDSEMIVITGKKSSCEVARDRILSIQRDLAKLTEAEVTIPAKLHNSLIGWKGCLVRSVMEECGGVHIHFPAEGSGVDRVIIRGPAAEVERARRQLLQLAEEKQVNRFSVMLQAKPEYHKFLIGRGGANIRRVRDRTGARVIFPSAEEPDQERITIVGREEAVRQAQRELEALIKNLEDVIEDSMVVDPRHHRHFVCRRGQVLRELAEEFGGVMVSFPRTGTHSNCIALKGARECVDAAKRRIQEIIQDLESQVSVEVVVPQRYHRTVMGPKGCRIQQITREHDVQVKFPERDESSAQEACPVENGGTSPETDSAPRRCDVITVTGQLEKCELARVALLALVPVTVDVVAPYDLHRYIIGQKGSGIRKMMEDYEVNIWVPQPEKQLDVIKVTGQEASVERARQALLDRVKELQAEQEDRALRSYKVTLSIDPKYHPKIIGRKGAVISQIRKDHDVSVQFPDKSDEQQDMIVIWGYERNVEDARVAIEQMVAALQEMVSEDVWLDHRVHARIIGARGKAVRKLMEEFNVDIRFPQPGSEDPDKVTVTGLPENVDKAIHHLLNLEEEYMLSVTETETLAAYMKPPSRTAGLRGGDDESKGPTKGFVVRDAPWNVPGSKAPDMSSPEDFPTFGSGVAPKQTSAWGPKKI from the exons ATGAGCTCGGTGGCTGTGTTGACTCAGGAGAGTTTTGCTGAGCACCGAAGTGGACTAAAGGACACTGAGATCACAG GTGGTATTCCTGAGGATGAGGCATACATTCCCACCTATCTGGAGGCCTTTCCCCCGCTGCCAGACAAAGGTGCTCAGGGAGAGAGATCAGGAGGTCCAGCAGGGGCCTGGTGCAAAATCCCACCCATCAAAGCCTCTGTCATCACACAG GTGTTTCATGTTCCACTGGAGGAGCGGCGATATAAGGACAACAGTCAGTTTGGAGAAGGAGATGAGGCAAAGGTATGCCTAGACATCATGCAGAGGACTGGAGCTCACATTGAACTTTCCCTGGCTAAAGACCAAGGCCTTTCCATCATGGTGACAGGAAAACTTGACTCTGTCATGAAGGCACGGAAAGAGATTGTGGCTCGACTCCAAACTCAG GCCTCGTCCATGGTCGTCATTCCAAAGGAGCACCATCGTTTCGTGATTGGGAAGAACGGGGAAAAGCTGCAGGAGCTAGAACTGAAAACAGCCACCAAGATTACCATCCCCCGCCCTGACGACCCTAGCGCCAACATACGCATCACGGGCACCAAGGAGGGCATCGAGAAAGCTCGTCATGAGATCCTTCTCATCTCTGCTGAGCAG gACAAGCGTGCAGTTGAGCGTTTGTCTTTAGAGAAAGCCTTTCACCCATTCATCGCCGGCGCGTACAACCGCCTCGTGCAGGAGCTGAGCCAGGAGACAGGTGCCCGAATCAGCATCCCACCCCCCAGTCTCCCCAAAGACGAGATTGTCATCACCGGGGAGAAGGAGGCGGTTGCCATGGCCATTGCACGCATCCGTGCCATCTATGAGGAGAAG AAGCGAAAAACGACCACCATCTCGGTGGAGGTGAAGAAGTCACAACACAAGTACATAGTGGGGCCGAAGGGTAACACCCTTCAGGAGATCATGGAGGGCACAGGAGTGTCTGTGGAGatgccgccactggactctggtTCTGAGACCATCATTCTGAGAGGGGAGCCAGACAAACTGGGCCCAGCCCTGACCCAGGTCTATGCTAAG GCTAAGAGTGTGATGGTGGTCGAGGTGACTGCACCAGCCTGGCTCCATCGATTCATCATTGGAAAAAAAGGGCAAAACATCAGTCGCATCACACAGCTACTCCCGCGG GTGCATATTGAGTTTACAGACGGAGAAGAGCGGATCAGTCTGGAAGGCCCCACGGAGGAGGTTGAAGAAGCTCAGGCCCAAATACAGGGGATCATTAAAGACTTG ATGGAAAGGATGGACTACACTGAGATTAATATCGACCAGCGTTTTCACAGGCACCTCATTGGCAAGAACGGGGCTAACA TAAACCGGATCAAGGAGCAGTACAGGGTGTCAATTCGGATTCCTCAGGACTCGGAGCGGTGCGGGCTGGTCCGCATTGAGGGCGACCCCGAGGGCGTGCAGCTGGCTCGCAGGGAGCTGGTGGATCTAGCCCAGCGGATG GAAAACGAGCGTACCAAAGACCTGATCATAGAGCAGAGGTTTCACCGTACCATCATTGGCCAAAAGGGTGAAAAGATCAAAGAAGTGCGAGACAAGTTTCCCGAG GTTATTATCAACTTTCCAGACCAGTCTCAGAAGAGTGACATTGTTCAGCTCCGTGGGCCTAAGAATGAGGTGGAGAAATGTGCTAAGTTCCTGCAGAAACTCCTCATGGAGCTG gTTGAAAGCAGCTACTCAATATCTGTGCCCATCTTTAAACAGTTCCACAAAAATATAATTGGCAAAGGAGGTGCTAACATTAAAAAG ATTCGTGAAGAGACCCACACGAAGATCGACCTCCCCACGGAGAACAGTGACTCAGAAATGATCGTCATCACCGGCAAGAAGAGCAGCTGTGAGGTGGCCCGCGACCGGATCCTCTCCATTCAGAGAGACTTG GCAAAGCTAACGGAAGCGGAGGTGACCATCCCGGCTAAGCTGCATAACTCTCTGATCGGCTGGAAGGGCTGTCTCGTGCGCTCGGTGATGGAGGAGTGCGGAGGCGTGCACATCCACTTCCCCGCCGAGGGCTCCGGGGTGGACAGGGTCATCATCCGCGGTCCTGCCGCTGAGGTGGAGAGAGCCAGGagacagctgctgcagctggctgaggagaag CAAGTCAACAGATTCTCAGTGATGCTGCAAGCCAAACCAGAGTACCACAAGTTCCTGATCGGCCGGGGAGGGGCCAACATCCGGAGGGTGCGTGACCGCACTGGGGCGCGCGTCATCTTTCCGTCAGCTGAGGAGCCTGACCAGGAGCGCATCACCATCGTGGGGCGGGAGGAGGCCGTGCGGCAGGCCCAGAGAGAGCTGGAGGCGCTCATCAAAAACCTG GAGGACGTGATTGAGGACAGCATGGTTGTGGACCCGCGACACCATCGCCATTTCGTTTGCCGGCGAGGGCAGGTCCTGAGGGAGCTGGCGGAGGAGTTTGGTGGCGTGATGGTCAGCTTcccacgcacaggcacacacagcaaCTGCATCGCACTCAAAGGGGCCAGAGAGTGTGTGGACGCAGCCAAGAGACGCATTCAGGAGATCATCCAGGATCTG GAGTCTCAGGTgagtgtggaggtggtggttcCACAGCGTTACCACAGGACCGTGATGGGACCTAAAGGCTGCAGGATCCAGCAGATCACCCGAGAGCACGATGTCCAGGTCAAGTTCCCTGAGAGAGATGAGTCCTCAG CTCAGGAAGCATGTCCTGTAGAGAACGGCGGCACCAGCCCTGAGACGGATTCGGCACCTCGCAGGTGTGACGTCATCACTGTGACGGGGCAGCTGGAGAAGTGTGAGCTGGCACGAGTGGCCCTGCTG GCGCTGGTCCCTGTGACGGTTGATGTCGTCGCGCCCTACGACCTGCACCGCTACATCATCGGCCAGAAGGGAAGCGGTATAAGGAAGATGATGGAGGACTATGAG GTGAATATCTGGGTTCCCCAGCCGGAGAAGCAGTTAGACGTGATTAAAGTCACAGGGCAGGAAGCCAGTGTGGAGAGAGCCAGACAGGCCCTGCTGGACCGAGTTAAAGAGCTGCAGGCCGAGCAAGAGGACCGG GCCTTACGGAGTTACAAGGTTACTCTTTCGATTGACCCCAAGTATCACCCTAAAATCATCGGCCGCAAAGGAGCCGTCATCTCGCAGATTCGCAAAGACCACGATGTCAGCGTGCAGTTCCCTGACAAAAGCGAcgagcagcag GATATGATCGTGATCTGGGGCTATGAGCGGAATGTGGAAGACGCTAGAGTAGCTATTGAGCAGATGGTCGCAGCGCTGCAGGAGATGGTGAGCGAGGACGTCTGGCTGGATCATCGGGTCCACGCTCGCATCATCGGTGCTCGCGGTAAAGCTGTCCGCAAGCTCATGGAGGAGTTCAAT GTTGATATAAGGTTTCCGCAACCAGGTTCAGAAGACCCAGACAAAGTGACAGTTACAGGCCTCCCGGAGAATGTTGATAAAGCCATTCACCATCTTCTCAACCTGGAGGAGGAATAT ATGTTGAGTGTGACTGAAACGGAAACACTGGCCGCCTATATGAAGCCTCCGTCCCGTACCGCGGGGCTCAGGGGAGGGGACGATGAGAGCAAAGGCCCAACTAAAGGCTTCGTTGTGCGGGATGCCCCCTGGAACGTCCCAGGAAGCAAG gccccTGACATGAGCAGCCCTGAGGATTTCCCCACATTTGGATCAGGAGTAGCACCAAAACAGACATCTGCCTGGGGCCCTAAAAAGATCTGA